In Montipora capricornis isolate CH-2021 chromosome 4, ASM3666992v2, whole genome shotgun sequence, a single genomic region encodes these proteins:
- the LOC138045831 gene encoding putative mediator of RNA polymerase II transcription subunit 26: MPVLIERTHQTKGKLRAVYAYIRRQREKGKQALAESKAKEEEERQRKREEEKKKETVEDVKKEIAELEAKLEQLKQKKHDLFSQFKKALNYEDEVRRQQEIQALKTAGSVNSRTVQGLSTVQGPIGVAGQTQIALGDVLPCSGAVKRQGSPPHPLSGYIQAQISHFQQPPHVGYPPQATQGHQAAQERYAGYQHSQGHAPGVSMIGSQLESHLPGKQHTPSVGAASEVQHVFPRQLSSHQGGLPQQENQIFSAHQLQQQPHQQQFTYHMQQQQPSYHYVQHGNQKQSLLPRPQALQQSNSAQHGQGSQHGYPVTLSRDPTHHQSYHGSNMHPVHSQQEYQVHSHPQGYQEKQPVGYQSHQIPPSSQHPYHPQTQQQPPMPSQYPVTQGHQGPQEQVPRQQAVTPQQYHQRQGANQSDGHQSQYEGTHQSQLVRTAHQQQLQHQKQDQRPSSSLGYSQNQVPNHPPGVQSAKRSSHKYAPYPISGSKGHHQGSAGKKYLAKYQSSSEGVPSAGSYSGPSGSSSSSHSRHHHHHQSRSSHKGPGTGHSSSSQQKSSRYHP; the protein is encoded by the exons ATGCCTGTGTTAATTGAGAGAACTCACCAAACAAAAGGCAAGCTTAGAGCTGTGTACGCTTACATTCGGCGGCAAAGAGAGAAGGGAAAGCAAGCTTTGGCCGAGAGCAAGGCTAAAGAAGAAGAGGAGAGACAGCGAAAGAGggaggaggagaagaagaaagaaacagtCGAAgatgttaaaaaagaaatagccGAATTAGAGGCCAAACTTGAACAATTGAAACAGAAGAAACACGATCTCTTTTCTCAGTTCAAGAAAGCTTTAAATTATGAAGATGAAGTTAGAAGGCAACAAGAGATACAAGCTTTGAAGACAGCGGGTTCCGTGAATTCGAGGACCGTTCAGGGGTTATCTACAGTACAGGGTCCAATAGGCGTAGCTGGGCAAACACAGATAGCTCTTGGGGATGTTCTCCCATGTTCAG GTGCAGTCAAACGGCAAGGTAGCCCACCCCATCCTCTGTCAGGATATATTCAGGCACAAATCTCTCACTTCCAACAGCCACCTCATGTAGGTTATCCACCCCAAGCCACACAAGGGCATCAGGCTGCCCAGGAGCGATATGCTGGATACCAGCATAGTCAGGGACACGCACCTGGAGTCAGTATGATAGGCAGTCAG CTTGAAAGCCATCTTCCAGGCAAGCAGCATACCCCCTCCGTAGGTGCAGCCTCTGAAGTGCAGCATGTGTTTCCCAGACAACTGTCTTCTCACCAAGGAGGGTTGCCTCAGCAG GAAAATCAGATTTTTTCAGCTCATCAGTTGCAGCAACAGCCACATCAGCAACAGTTTACTTACCACATGCAACAGCAGCAACCAAGTTATCACTATGTACAGCATGGTAATCAGAAACAGTCTTTATTGCCACGCCCTCAAGCACTGCAACAGTCAAACTCTGCACAGCACGGCCAAGGCAGTCAGCATGGGTATCCTGTGACACTTTCACGAGACCCAACTCATCATCAGTCTTATCATGGCTCCAATATGCACCCAGTGCATTCACAACAGGAGTACCAGGTGCATTCACATCCCCAGGGTTACCAGGAAAAACAGCCTGTTGGTTACCAGTCACACCAAATACCTCCCAGCAGCCAGCATCCCTACCATCCTCAGACACAGCAGCAACCACCAATGCCATCACAGTATCCTGTCACACAGGGACATCAAGGCCCTCAGGAACAGGTACCAAGGCAGCAGGCTGTAACACCACAGCAGTACCACCAACGGCAAGGGGCTAACCAGAGTGACGGTCATCAATCACAATATGAAGGTACCCATCAAAGCCAACTGGTGCGAACTGCACACCAACAACAGTTGCAACATCAGAAGCAGGATCAGAGACCAAGTTCAAGTCTTGGATATTCACAAAACCAGGTG CCAAATCATCCACCTGGAGTCCAGTCTGCAAAGAGAAGCAGTCACAAATATGCTCCTTATCCAATCTCGGGATCAAAGGGCCATCATCAGGGAAGTGCAGGGAAGAAGTATTTAGCAAAGTACCAGAGCTCTTCGGAAGGGGTGCCCTCCGCTGGATCCTACTCAG GACCTTCAGGGAGTTCAAGCTCGTCCCACTCAAGACATCACCATCATCACCAGAGCAGAAGTAGCCATAAGGGACCAGGAACTGGCCACAGTTCATCATCTCAACAAAAGTCATCTCGATATCACCCGTAG
- the LOC138044566 gene encoding adenosine receptor A3-like, producing the protein MATANYSTIYEHRKTMTDFLCSSELTDGIHGELRWAAAINIFLSVTALIGNATFLVALKKVSSLQPPSKVLFRTLATTDLCVGIISQPLTAVALMPEVKQHIHVCRYASTIRFLTGYPLCMVSMLTSTAINLERLFALYSRLRLRYRRFVTLKRTYVAVTFFWVVSLVFTAMSLVSDIIITWYGFIVLFSCLAISAFSYGKIFLVLCRNQNQVDCRAFWQRQPKQTTPLNAVLYKKTVYTVLWVQLALAVCYTPYFVTAVVLSRRFREPSVWLLVLWRYVGTLLYFNSSLNPVLYCWKMRWTHQLIRGWDSLVSLAISEAMSCRLCHHLYSQLLGRMPWQFWRFSLEKAR; encoded by the exons ATGGCGACCGCCAACTATTCTACGATATATGAACACAGGAAAACTATGACAGATTTTCTTTGTTCATCGGAACTCACAGACGGAATTCACGGTGAACTTCGATGGGCTGCAGCTATTAACATTTTCCTGTCTGTCACAGCATTAATTGGAAATGCCACCTTCTTAGTCGCTCTTAAGAAGGTGTCCTCGCTTCAGCCACCGTCAAAAGTCTTGTTTCGTACCTTGGCTACAACGGATCTGTGTGTTGGTATCATTTCGCAGCCTCTGACTGCCGTCGCATTGATGCCAGAAGTTAAACAACATATTCACGTTTGTCGTTATGCTAGTACCATACGCTTTTTAACAGGTTATCCATTGTGCATGGTATCCATGCTTACATCAACTGCAATAAACTTGGAAAGGCTGTTTGCCTTGTATTCACGCCTAAGGCTCAGATACAGACGATTTGTCACCCTGAAGAGGACATATGTTGCTGTAACCTTCTTTTGGGTTGTGTCCCTTGTGTTTACGGCTATGTCTTTAGTTAGTGACATAATAATCACCTGGTATGGGTTTATAGTGCTATTTTCGTGTCTGGCAATATCTGCTTTCTCCTACGGAAAAATATTTCTTGTGTTGTGCCGTAATCAAAATCAAGTTGATTGTCGTGCTTTCTGGCAAAGACAACCGAAGCAAACAACGCCACTAAACGCGGTACTTTATAAAAAGACAGTTTACACTGTATTATGGGTGCAGTTGGCTTTGGCTGTTTGCTACACACCGTATTTTGTCACAGCGGTTGTTCTTTCTCGTAGATTCAGGGAGCCCAGTGTGTGGCTTCTTGTTTTGTGGAGATATGTGGGAACTTTGCTTTATTTCAACTCCTCATTAAACCCGGTGCTTTACTGTTGGAAGATGAG aTGGACGCATCAACTGATCCGGGGTTGGGATTCACTAGTTTCACTTGCTATATCAGAGGCTATGTCATGCAGACTTTGTCACCACTTGTACTCCCAATTGTTAGGCCGAATGCCGTGGCAATTTTGGAGGTTTTCTCTAGAGAAGGCACGTTGA
- the LOC138045829 gene encoding coiled-coil and C2 domain-containing protein 1-like isoform X4: protein MFGRKKKPSQPQEGKKKNEIAAMLGLDMSPEDMADLGIGSIGIGDDGDDDEDDDDESLEAELAALQQGDSEPKVKRKKPVGRILGDNVMDDEDVGDDEEDDDEDVENNAELLAELQCIAPGDDGVECQDPTPVLVPSVPTTPNTQQEAKHSSSDLNVLLERESMYKQAIDNANKAGEGSKSRRYGRGLKEIEQMIKQVKAGKKVDMDAVPPPVAIKATQPSAPAPSFPVSTQSGPEVRDGTSTSDNKATKPDQGAAPFPSQGANQQLTESKISSSDKTKTVELFTARRNEYRVAALTCKKHGEIQQAKQFFAISKQIDSAIEGLQNNEAVDISQLPPVPSLSATSTGNSSSANEQSTAPSADTQPSTASDHGSSGTGSAPKKLEPPPPPKDAAEALQQRLDKYQSAMDEAKKEGNSGKARRMGRIVKQYQDAIKTHKAGKPVAFDELPTPPGYAPIPGVSSSDDTAEESSPAGQASDPSSATTSQGPVPSAVSNAASLTGGSAAAQPALQTSASISKSPSRYEQQLNYLLERQKEFKMAAVQSKKQGDLEGAKNYLRMSKGLDKMILSAQNGLRVDLGTVPPSPFAAASPAPTTEMSFEMVQAEDCDPNPRTPEEISELFSRLEDALIKQIEMCARNAQHYQKLGDITNTKNFEKMSKNLRQDLDAVQSARKHQDPPPRFHYEDRSFTIVDSFPDLSDSEVEINIIRGLNVPLPSGYQPKDMDTYVSYEFPYPSADEPQTGRTQTVKHSINPEYNEVFKVNIDRKNRSLGRIFKRQPLKLEVKYERGFLKGDKTLGQVQVKLSSFDSKCEIHDCFDLMDTDRGRKAVGGKIEVHLRIREPLVDKDVKVEKWKWLVIDLHLTSKKGSSITKGTRESCTKSWKNCKRTRKYTNPLR from the exons ATGTTTGGTAGAAAAAAGAAGCCATCTCAGCCgcaagaaggaaaaaagaaaaatgaaatcgCTGCCATG CTTGGCCTTGACATGAGTCCAGAAGATATGGCTGACTTAGGTATTGGTAGTATTGGAATTGGCGATGATGgggatgatgatgaggatgatgatgatgaaagccTGGAAGCTGAGCTGGCAGCTTTGCAACAAGGAGACTCAGAGCCCAAAGTGAAGAGAAAAA AACCAGTAGGAAGAATATTAGGTGATAATGTCATGGATGATGAAGACGTGGGTGATGATGAGGAAGATGATGACGAAGATGTTGAAAACAATGCTGAGTTGTTG GCAGAGCTTCAGTGTATTGCTCCAGGGGATGATGGTGTTGAGTGTCAAGATCCTACACCAGTCTTGGTTCCAAGTGTCCCAACAACACCAAACACACAACAG GAAGCCAAACACAGTTCATCCGATTTAAATGTTCTGCTAGAAAGGGAGAGTATGTACAAGCAGGCCATAGATAATGCTAACAAGGCCGGAGAGGGTAGCAAGTCCAGACGATATGGAAGAGGACTCAAG GAAATTGAGCAAATGATCAAGCAAGTCAAAGCTGGTAAAAAAGTAGATATGGATGCTGTTCCACCTCCAGTTGCTATCAAAGCAACCCAGCCTTCAGCTCCAGCACCTTCTTTCCCAGTATCTACTCAGTCTGGTCCGGAAGTCAGGGATGGCACTTCGACAAGTGACAACAAGGCTACAAAACCTGACCAGGGTGCCGCACCATTTCCTTCCCAAGGAG ccaatcagcaATTGACTGAATCAAAG ATCTCTTCATCTGATAAAACCAAAACTGTGGAACTTTTTACAGCAAGACGGAATGAATATAGAGTAGCTGCCTTAACTTGCAAGAAGCATGGAGAAATCCAACAAGCCAAACAGTTTTTTGCAATTTCCAAG CAAATAGATTCAGCCATTGAGGGTCTACAAAACAATGAGGCAGTTGATATTTCCCAGTTACCACCTGTTCCATCACTCTCTGCGACATCAACAG gtaataGTTCATCTGCAAACGAACAGTCAACTGCTCCCTCTGCTGATACACAGCCTAGCACTGCATCAGACCATGGATCCAGTGGGACAGGCAGTGCACCAAAGAAATTAGAACCGCCCCCACCCCCTAAGGATGCCGCAGAAGCTCTACAACAAAGATTGGATAAATATCAGAGTGCTATGGATGAAGCAAAGAAGGAAGGCAATTCTGGTAAGGCACGGAGAATGGGGCGAAttgtgaag CAATACCAAGATGCAATTAAAACCCACAAAGCAGGAAAACCAGTAGCATTCGATGAACTACCCACCCCTCCAGGGTATGCCCCAATTCCAGGTGTGTCTTCTTCTGATGATACTGCTGAAGAAAGCTCTCCAGCTGGTCAG GCTAGTGACCCAAGTTCAGCGACAACTTCCCAAGGACCTGTCCCCTCTGCTGTTTCTAACGCGGCCAGTCTGACTGGAGGCAGTGCTGCGGCTCAGCCTGCTCTTCAAACGTCAGCCTCCATCAGCAAATCTCCAAGTCGCTATGAACAGCAGCTAAACTATCTGTTAGAACGACAGAAggaattcaagatggctgccgtgCAATCTAAAAAGCAGGGTGACCTGGAAGGAGCTAAGAATTATCTTCGGATGAGCAAG GGTCTTGACAAGATGATCCTCTCAGCGCAGAATGGGTTAAGAGTGGACTTAGGAACG GTGCCGCCATCACCGTTTGCAGCTGCTAGCCCCGCTCCTACCACGGAAATGAGCTTTGAAATGGTACAAGCCGAAGACTGTGATCCCAATCCTCGCACACCAGAAGAAATTTCCGAACTGTTTTCAAGACTGGAAGATGCACTAATTAAACAAATTGAG ATGTGTGCAAGAAATGCCCAACATTACCAAAAACTTGGAGAcataacaaatacaaaaaa ttTTGAGAAAATGTCCAAGAATTTACGCCAGGATCTGGATGCAGTTCAGAGCGCTCGCAAACACCAGGATCCACCACCAAGATTCCATTACGAAGATAGATCCTTTACTATTGTAGA CTCATTCCCAGATCTCAGTGATTCAGAAGTAGAAATCAACATCATAAGAGGTCTCAACGTTCCCCTTCCCTCGG GTTACCAACCAAAGGACATGGACACCTATGTATCTTATGAATTTCCATATCCCAGT GCTGATGAGCCTCAGACTGGCCGAACGCAAACGGTGAAGCATTCAATTAATCCAG AATATAATGAAGTTTTCAAAGTTAACATAGATAGGAAGAATCGATCGTTAGGACGCATTTTCAAGAGACAACCGTTAAAATTGGAAGTGAAATATGAGAG GGGCTTTCTCAAAGGGGATAAGACTTTGGGACAAGTGCAAGTTAAACTGAGTTCATTCGACAGCAAATGTGAAATCCATGATTGTTTTGAT CTGATGGACACGGATCGAGGACGCAAAGCTGTTGGAGGCAAAATTGAAGTTCATTTGAGAATCCGTGAGCCGCTCGTCGACAAAGATGTCAAAGTTGAGAAATGGAAGTGGTTGGTGATTGACCTTCACCTCACGTCAAAAAA AGGCAGCAGCATTACCAAGG GAACCCGTGAAAGTTGCAccaaaagctggaaaaactgcAAGAGGACCAGA
- the LOC138045829 gene encoding coiled-coil and C2 domain-containing protein 1-like isoform X3 gives MFGRKKKPSQPQEGKKKNEIAAMLGLDMSPEDMADLGIGSIGIGDDGDDDEDDDDESLEAELAALQQGDSEPKVKRKKPVGRILGDNVMDDEDVGDDEEDDDEDVENNAELLAELQCIAPGDDGVECQDPTPVLVPSVPTTPNTQQEAKHSSSDLNVLLERESMYKQAIDNANKAGEGSKSRRYGRGLKEIEQMIKQVKAGKKVDMDAVPPPVAIKATQPSAPAPSFPVSTQSGPEVRDGTSTSDNKATKPDQGAAPFPSQGANQQLTESKISSSDKTKTVELFTARRNEYRVAALTCKKHGEIQQAKQFFAISKQIDSAIEGLQNNEAVDISQLPPVPSLSATSTGNSSSANEQSTAPSADTQPSTASDHGSSGTGSAPKKLEPPPPPKDAAEALQQRLDKYQSAMDEAKKEGNSGKARRMGRIVKQYQDAIKTHKAGKPVAFDELPTPPGYAPIPGVSSSDDTAEESSPAGQASDPSSATTSQGPVPSAVSNAASLTGGSAAAQPALQTSASISKSPSRYEQQLNYLLERQKEFKMAAVQSKKQGDLEGAKNYLRMSKGLDKMILSAQNGLRVDLGTVPPSPFAAASPAPTTEMSFEMVQAEDCDPNPRTPEEISELFSRLEDALIKQIEMCARNAQHYQKLGDITNTKNFEKMSKNLRQDLDAVQSARKHQDPPPRFHYEDRSFTIVDSFPDLSDSEVEINIIRGLNVPLPSGYQPKDMDTYVSYEFPYPSADEPQTGRTQTVKHSINPEYNEVFKVNIDRKNRSLGRIFKRQPLKLEVKYERGFLKGDKTLGQVQVKLSSFDSKCEIHDCFDLMDTDRGRKAVGGKIEVHLRIREPLVDKDVKVEKWKWLVIDLHLTSKKAAALPREPVKVAPKAGKTARGPDAKSAVCSVA, from the exons ATGTTTGGTAGAAAAAAGAAGCCATCTCAGCCgcaagaaggaaaaaagaaaaatgaaatcgCTGCCATG CTTGGCCTTGACATGAGTCCAGAAGATATGGCTGACTTAGGTATTGGTAGTATTGGAATTGGCGATGATGgggatgatgatgaggatgatgatgatgaaagccTGGAAGCTGAGCTGGCAGCTTTGCAACAAGGAGACTCAGAGCCCAAAGTGAAGAGAAAAA AACCAGTAGGAAGAATATTAGGTGATAATGTCATGGATGATGAAGACGTGGGTGATGATGAGGAAGATGATGACGAAGATGTTGAAAACAATGCTGAGTTGTTG GCAGAGCTTCAGTGTATTGCTCCAGGGGATGATGGTGTTGAGTGTCAAGATCCTACACCAGTCTTGGTTCCAAGTGTCCCAACAACACCAAACACACAACAG GAAGCCAAACACAGTTCATCCGATTTAAATGTTCTGCTAGAAAGGGAGAGTATGTACAAGCAGGCCATAGATAATGCTAACAAGGCCGGAGAGGGTAGCAAGTCCAGACGATATGGAAGAGGACTCAAG GAAATTGAGCAAATGATCAAGCAAGTCAAAGCTGGTAAAAAAGTAGATATGGATGCTGTTCCACCTCCAGTTGCTATCAAAGCAACCCAGCCTTCAGCTCCAGCACCTTCTTTCCCAGTATCTACTCAGTCTGGTCCGGAAGTCAGGGATGGCACTTCGACAAGTGACAACAAGGCTACAAAACCTGACCAGGGTGCCGCACCATTTCCTTCCCAAGGAG ccaatcagcaATTGACTGAATCAAAG ATCTCTTCATCTGATAAAACCAAAACTGTGGAACTTTTTACAGCAAGACGGAATGAATATAGAGTAGCTGCCTTAACTTGCAAGAAGCATGGAGAAATCCAACAAGCCAAACAGTTTTTTGCAATTTCCAAG CAAATAGATTCAGCCATTGAGGGTCTACAAAACAATGAGGCAGTTGATATTTCCCAGTTACCACCTGTTCCATCACTCTCTGCGACATCAACAG gtaataGTTCATCTGCAAACGAACAGTCAACTGCTCCCTCTGCTGATACACAGCCTAGCACTGCATCAGACCATGGATCCAGTGGGACAGGCAGTGCACCAAAGAAATTAGAACCGCCCCCACCCCCTAAGGATGCCGCAGAAGCTCTACAACAAAGATTGGATAAATATCAGAGTGCTATGGATGAAGCAAAGAAGGAAGGCAATTCTGGTAAGGCACGGAGAATGGGGCGAAttgtgaag CAATACCAAGATGCAATTAAAACCCACAAAGCAGGAAAACCAGTAGCATTCGATGAACTACCCACCCCTCCAGGGTATGCCCCAATTCCAGGTGTGTCTTCTTCTGATGATACTGCTGAAGAAAGCTCTCCAGCTGGTCAG GCTAGTGACCCAAGTTCAGCGACAACTTCCCAAGGACCTGTCCCCTCTGCTGTTTCTAACGCGGCCAGTCTGACTGGAGGCAGTGCTGCGGCTCAGCCTGCTCTTCAAACGTCAGCCTCCATCAGCAAATCTCCAAGTCGCTATGAACAGCAGCTAAACTATCTGTTAGAACGACAGAAggaattcaagatggctgccgtgCAATCTAAAAAGCAGGGTGACCTGGAAGGAGCTAAGAATTATCTTCGGATGAGCAAG GGTCTTGACAAGATGATCCTCTCAGCGCAGAATGGGTTAAGAGTGGACTTAGGAACG GTGCCGCCATCACCGTTTGCAGCTGCTAGCCCCGCTCCTACCACGGAAATGAGCTTTGAAATGGTACAAGCCGAAGACTGTGATCCCAATCCTCGCACACCAGAAGAAATTTCCGAACTGTTTTCAAGACTGGAAGATGCACTAATTAAACAAATTGAG ATGTGTGCAAGAAATGCCCAACATTACCAAAAACTTGGAGAcataacaaatacaaaaaa ttTTGAGAAAATGTCCAAGAATTTACGCCAGGATCTGGATGCAGTTCAGAGCGCTCGCAAACACCAGGATCCACCACCAAGATTCCATTACGAAGATAGATCCTTTACTATTGTAGA CTCATTCCCAGATCTCAGTGATTCAGAAGTAGAAATCAACATCATAAGAGGTCTCAACGTTCCCCTTCCCTCGG GTTACCAACCAAAGGACATGGACACCTATGTATCTTATGAATTTCCATATCCCAGT GCTGATGAGCCTCAGACTGGCCGAACGCAAACGGTGAAGCATTCAATTAATCCAG AATATAATGAAGTTTTCAAAGTTAACATAGATAGGAAGAATCGATCGTTAGGACGCATTTTCAAGAGACAACCGTTAAAATTGGAAGTGAAATATGAGAG GGGCTTTCTCAAAGGGGATAAGACTTTGGGACAAGTGCAAGTTAAACTGAGTTCATTCGACAGCAAATGTGAAATCCATGATTGTTTTGAT CTGATGGACACGGATCGAGGACGCAAAGCTGTTGGAGGCAAAATTGAAGTTCATTTGAGAATCCGTGAGCCGCTCGTCGACAAAGATGTCAAAGTTGAGAAATGGAAGTGGTTGGTGATTGACCTTCACCTCACGTCAAAAAAG GCAGCAGCATTACCAAGG GAACCCGTGAAAGTTGCAccaaaagctggaaaaactgcAAGAGGACCAGA